The Lonchura striata isolate bLonStr1 chromosome 13, bLonStr1.mat, whole genome shotgun sequence DNA window gaggaaggggaaaaaaaggagctgGAAAATTCCCAGGATGGAGGAAGAATAAAAAGGAGCCGCGGGCTCCATCCCGGCAGCCTCATGCCTGGAATTCGAAGGAGAGGCAGAGAGCTGTCAAACCCAGCCTTTAACCctgggggaggaaaaaatggaCTAATCCTAATgataaaaagctaaaaataaaaagcaccgCCGCTTTTCCTCCTTCCGCGTTTCAATATCCTCAATTGAAATATTTCCCGGCAGGGAAATTGGCAACCAGGACTCCGCCAAGgtgaaaaaaccctaaaaagtCAGTTTTGAGTCTGTGCCGGGACGGGGAATTATTGCCCGAGGGTTTGCAGGGCCGGACTCCTCATTAATTAAGCTTAATTACACCGCATGCTCGTTTATTTGCTGCTCATACAATCGTGAAGCCCATGTACAAATAACATACAGGTTTTAtttcgggattttttttttctttagggaCAAAAcgtacacaaaaaaaaaataggcaaaaaagtcaaaaaaacaaacccacataATTACAATTTTATACAGTgcagaaagaattaaaataggTGTCACCGAACTGTACAACGtcagggtggaaaaaaaaatagagaggggagggaggggaataatccttcattatatatatatttctataaaaaCATATGGAGGATTGTCTTTACACAGAGACCACGGTCGCTTGCAAATTTACAAAGgttaactaaaaaaaacccaaatctatATGGCAAATATTGCCAACAGAGATTCCCCGATTTAATACTGATCAACTGAGACTATTCGTGTCTCCATTAttagcaacaacaacaacaacgaaaaaaaaaagaattgtagAATAAATAACAGGATGAGCATGGCTGACTCTTTCCAAAGTGCCTTGTTCTCTCTGCATAGGGTCTGATCCTGCAGTCTTTatgcaggcaaaaaaaaaaggcaaaattaataGTTCCTAAAAATCCCtctgagagatttttttttttttttttgcctgctgGGTGTTGGCcggcaagaaaagaaaaaaaaaaaaaaaaaaggaagaaaaaaaaaattaaacgtATTTTTCCGGGTTCGAAGTGAGACGGCACCGAGGGAATTTGAATTCGGGATCTTTCCCAGCCCGCTCAGCCCGAGCCGGTGGCATCGCTCACTGCCAACACTCCCAAAGTGAGTTTGCAATTTCATTTTCTGAGTTTGCAATTTcattttttggtggtttttttgttgtttttttttttttaaaaaaagaagcatcAAAACCTCGTTTGCCAAAGCCTCACCCCAAGTGGCAGCCGGGGCTTtcgggccgggcgcgggggctgctgccgtccctccatccctccccgAGCAGAGGAAGGCGCTGCGGGCTCTCAGCCCCGGCCGATGCTCAGCTcctcccggggccgctcctgctGCCCAAAATCCGGCTGGGACTCGCTTCACCCCCTCTGGCACCCCGAGAGTCCTGGGGGATGCTCAAACCCCCTGGCCGGCCCCAGCCGCGGCGTTTTTCCGCCCCGGCTCACATAACGCACGGCTTGATGTCCTGGTATGTCACTTGTTGGTGGTAATAGGAGCCGCTGCCCGCTGAATGCATGGAGGAGGAGGCCATGGCGTTGAAAGAGAAGACGAATTCTTTTCTGTCGCACATGCTCGGAGACTGCGAGTGATACCGCGGGATGCCTGCGGGACGGGGGGGAGAGATGGTCAGCAGCGCCAAGAGATCCGCCAGGGGAGGGAGAAACAACGCGGGATGGggttgggaaaaaaataataaataaataaaagcccAACGACCCAACCCGCCCGGGTCCGAGCgcgggtttgggggtgtttgggcaCATCGGGGCTCCGCAGGTGCGGCAGAGAAAGCCCCGCAACGGCGATGCCCTGCCCGGCCTGGGGGCACAGCGAGGAGAAGGGATTTGCGGTGGGTTTaggggtttttggtttggtttcaacgtttcatatttattttgttgcttttcccAGGGGCTCGGCCCGTGCGGAAAATCCGCCGGGTGCGGAGCGGGGCAGCGGGAGGAGGGGGCTGTTCCATGGGAAAGCGCCCCGGGAATTGCGGGTGCCCTGCCCGGGAGCGCCACTTTGGGTGATAATCAGAGCGTTTCGGTGAAGGCCCCGGTGGCTGCTCGGGGCGCATTCCCAGCTCGGTTTTCCAGAAGCTCTGGATGCGCTGAGCTCCGGGAAATGCCCCAGCGTGCCCGGGGtgggcgctgccccggcccggcccccgggTTCTGCAGCTCCGGTGCTTTTTCCCCCCGCTTCGCTTTGTGGTTTTGACCCATTTGTTGGCCGCTTCACAGCCGATTCTGTCAGGCACATCCCGCTCGCCCCCGAAGGCCCAGGGTGATGGTGATGggcagggacccccaaatctgCCCCCAAATCTGCCCCGTGGCCCGCCCGTGGCTCCGGGGTTCCCCCGTGCCACCAGAGCCCCGCAGCCACCGCACCCCGAGGGGAATTCGGGCAGCAAAGCGAAACCAGCGCTGGCCTCGTCCCTGCCGAGGCCTCTCGCCGGCCAAACACCATCTCCGTCCCAGGAGTCAGGGCAAATGCAGCCCCGACAGCTCCAGCAACGAGACCCAGCCGGGTTTTTGGGGAGCGGGAGGACTTGGAGGGTCCGGGCAGCGGCTTCGGCTTGGGCGATGGATGGAGGGAGGTGAAGGGCCTGGAAAACGCGGCCATGGGACGTGTGAAAAACACAGCTGGTGGCGGGGCAGCCGATGGGGAATTCCTCCCTTTTCAATGCCGATGGAGGTGGGAGAGCCCAAGGCTGCATCCCCGGCCTCTCCTTCCCGCAGCTCCCCGCTGCCTCAGCCCCACCGGCCTTAGGCCCGGGGCGGCCCTGGACGTGAAGCAGCAGCCGGGAATAGCGGAGCTTCTGCCCGGGAATAGCGGAGCTTCTGCCCCGGGAATAgcggagccccggccccgggaatagcggagccccggccccgggaatagcggagccccggccccgggaatagcggagccccggccccgggaatagcggagccccggccccgggaaTAGCGGAGCTTCTGCCCGGGAATAGAGGAGCTCCGGGCCGGGAGAGCGGAGCCTCTGCCCGGGGAGAGCGGAGCCCCGGGCCGGGAGAGCGGAGCCCCGGGCCGGGAGAGCGGAGCCCCGGGAATAGCGGAGCTTCTGCCCGGGGAGAGCGGAGCCTCTGCCCGGGGAGAGCGGAGCCTCGGGGCCCCGGGCCGGGAGAGCCCCGACGGGAGCTCGGCTGCCCCGGGGAAAGCAGGCGAGGAGCGAGGGCAGGGCAGCATCCCCTAAAGCAGCACTAAAGCCGCTCCCGGAGCGGGGTCCCGGCTGGCAGCGGCCCCGCCGGGATCCACGCGGGGTCCGCAGCCCAGCCCGACCCCCGCGGCCGCGCCCCACGCGTGGCCGCGCCTTACCTTGGAGGTCGGCGGTGTTGTGGCTGCTCTGGTGCAGGTAGGGCTGGTCGAGGGAATGCgtggagaggctggaggagagcgGGTTGGCCGCGGGGTTGCAGGGCGAGAGGGGCTGCTGCTTGATGTAGGAGGCGCCGGTGTTGAGGGCCGCCGAGGCGCTGGGCGCCCACGCCGAGGCCGAGCTGGAGTAAACCGAGTGCGGCTCCATCACGCCGCCGGCGGGGAGCAACGGCGATGCGGGCACGGAGCTGTCGTGGTGCGGGTATTCCCCGGCCGAGGAGCCGGTGCAGCCGCCCATGTAGGTGTGCCCACCGTTGGCGGGCAGGTGGGGCACGGAGTGTCCCGCCAGGCCCATCCCCTCCACGTTGCTGGACAAATGCCCGTTCATCATCCCCAAGCCCCCTTCGAGGGAGAGGCTGTTGGGGGGGCAGGAGAGCCCGCCGGCCGAGCCCTGGAAGCCGTAGCTGTCGGGGAGGTGGTTGAAGCTGAGCCCGTTCATCATGCTGTACATGGGCTTCAGCGCCTGGCATTTCCTCCGGAacccgcggggccggcggcggaaCGAGCCCTCCTCGAACATGAACTCGCTGGCCGGGTCGATGGTCCAGTAGTGGCCCTTGCCCGGGCGTCCCAAGCCCTTGGGCAGCTTGATGAAGCACTCGTTGAGCGAGAGGTTGTGGCGCACCGAGTTTTTCCAGCCCTGGTAGGAGCCTCGGAAGAAAGGGAAGCGGCTCTGCAAGAACTGGTAGATCTCGCTGAGGGTCAGGCGTTTGGAAGGAGAACTCTGGATAGCCATGACGATGAGGGCGATGTAGGAATAAGGCGGCTTCTCCGGCCGCCGGATCCCCGCGTTCGTCTTCTTCGCCTTGGggccgccgctgcccggggccccgccgctgcccggggcgctgccggccgcgccgccggtCCCCGCGGAGGCGGCGTCCATGGCCGAGCTCTGCGGCTGCTTCTCAGCCACGGAGGACATGGGGCCGTAGCTGCTGTGCACCGGAGGAGGAGGGGGCTGAGAGGACAGAGCCTGCTGCGCTTCTGCAGTCATCTAGGGCCAGGTCCGCGgcgccagccccagccccggccctcCTCCGCCGCCCCCCCAGCGCCCCCGCCGAAGGCCGCGCTGCTGGGGGCTCGCCGCCACTCACCCACCACCCCGGCCCCCCGGCGGCTTCGCTTTCCACCGGGAGGCTTCACCCCTCCGTGGATAAACAAATGGAAGCGACGACACCCCCCCAgccacccccccaccccgcttTGCCGCCTCCTCCCACTTTTATCCCTAAATCCGAGCGCGGCTGCAGAAGGCGAGCGAGAGGCGGAGGGTCGGGGGGGCCGCAGGGAGGCGGGATGGGGGGGCGGGTGGAAGCGAGCTGGGCTCGGCTGCTGCGAGCGCGGAGCCGGGGCCGCCGCTGCGCCTgcccccggccgggccgggctcccggggccgccgccgtcCCCTCCGGAGCCTTTAGCTGCGCtggcgctgccgctgctgcgGGGAGCTGCTTCCCATCGCGGTGCCTGTCGAGtctgcccccggccccgccgctcgcCTTCTACTTTATCTCTCGCAGCGGCGTCTGCCGCTCCTGACAGACGTAAGCGCGGAGCGGAGATCCCCGCCCCGAGCCGCTCCCCCCCCGCCCTCCCGGGCGGCCCCTCCGCCCGCCGTGCCGGCCCCctccgccgccgctccccgccggtGGGCAGCTTTTAAAGAGCCCTTTCCACGCCGCCCTGCCCCACCGGGGGGGGCTGCCCGCCGCAGCCCTGCCCGCCGCGGAGGGCACCGCGCGTGGATCtctgtgtgcgtgtgtgtgtgtctgggaCTGATGCCACGCGTgaccgcgccgcgccgcgcggcTCCTCCGCCCTCTCCCTGCGCCTCTTCCCGGCCCTGGGGAGCGCGGCACGGGCCCCACGCGGGTCAGGGCAGCGCGGAGGTTCCGCGCGCGGCGTggggcagcggcggcgctgcccggccggcGGCTCCGCGCTGCGCGCAGCTTCACCCGCTTCAAACCCCCTCTTCGTGCGCTCTTTTTAAGCTCGGCGGGCCCGGGCAGGATGTTTATACTGCGCAATGTAAACACGGGCTCGGGGGTgctttaataaaaagaaatcgGCGAAAACTCCCGCTGCCGCGCGAAATGCCCTTTTCTGCctccgccgccgctccggggCCGGGAACGGGCTTCG harbors:
- the FOXF1 gene encoding forkhead box protein F1 translates to MTAEAQQALSSQPPPPPVHSSYGPMSSVAEKQPQSSAMDAASAGTGGAAGSAPGSGGAPGSGGPKAKKTNAGIRRPEKPPYSYIALIVMAIQSSPSKRLTLSEIYQFLQSRFPFFRGSYQGWKNSVRHNLSLNECFIKLPKGLGRPGKGHYWTIDPASEFMFEEGSFRRRPRGFRRKCQALKPMYSMMNGLSFNHLPDSYGFQGSAGGLSCPPNSLSLEGGLGMMNGHLSSNVEGMGLAGHSVPHLPANGGHTYMGGCTGSSAGEYPHHDSSVPASPLLPAGGVMEPHSVYSSSASAWAPSASAALNTGASYIKQQPLSPCNPAANPLSSSLSTHSLDQPYLHQSSHNTADLQGIPRYHSQSPSMCDRKEFVFSFNAMASSSMHSAGSGSYYHQQVTYQDIKPCVM